One window of the Equus caballus isolate H_3958 breed thoroughbred chromosome 2, TB-T2T, whole genome shotgun sequence genome contains the following:
- the LOC138921565 gene encoding uncharacterized protein, with translation MDEEGLARETVEAEKAHSVPSANQRPSKVGGAAPVHARGLRSRTPVFAGRRTRRSQPSGEPIHPSSTFVLFEPPWIGDVLLHCRSCGRLLTWETTRVVVPGGETVLRLMTGSAGLQTCGPFCLAVRSAGGHLLQEAFLDQNASGWRALCLHSHSALPFPAQPGPCLDINAPNSSCGFVSVSGGCELPEESKKVCEKEAWSWQEKACWLSSLHSQAAGADTFTCGEEGIPALLGMPMVSHRNVCRRVLKGLQSFPGSFASKSRSQGVMKSSRVEESAEVLRLERNPVVPRSHVSCLRVRKPVLPVTGFPSSSAAVEGKSTESHDWEASCAISLLLTSCLLELSDVATMPGMLGAAALLWTQSTSASGDSSWGELVKEEGVLGGQLPRLPSAHCPLPDSDPGLHLVLEACFL, from the exons ATGgatgaggaggggctggctcGCGAGactgtggaggctgagaaggccCACAGTGTGCCATCTGCAAACCAGAGGCCCAGCAAAGTTGGCGGTGCAGCTCCAGTCCACGCCCGAGGCCTGAGAAGCAGGACACCAGTGTTTGCGGGCAGGAGAACACGGAGGTCCCAGCCCAGCGGGGAGCCAATTCATCCCTCCTCCACCTTTGTTCTATTTGAGCCCCCATGGATTGGCGACGTCCTTCTACACTG CAGGTCCTGTGGACGTCTTCTGACCTGGGAAACCACACGGGTGGTGGTTCCTGGAGGAGAAACAGTGCTGAGGCTGATGACGGGCAGTGCTGGCCTGCAGACCTGCGGGCCCTTCTGCCTTGCTGTGCGGTCTGCGGG GGgtcacctccttcaggaagccttcctggatcaGAATGCATCTGGGTGGAGAGCCCTTTGTCTGCATTCGCACAGTGCCCTGCCCTTCCCTGCCCAGCCTGGACCGTGTCTGGACATTAATGCACCAAACTCAAGTTGTGGTTTCGTGTCTGTGTCTGgaggctgtgagctccctgaggaa TCCAAGAAGGTGTGTGAGAAGGAAGCCTGGAGCTGGCAAGAGAAGGCGTGCTGGCTCTCTTCTCTCCACTCACAAGCTGCTGGAGCCGACACCTTCACCTGTGGG GAAGAAGGGATCCCTGCCCTCCTTGGGATGCCTATGGTGTCCCACAGAAACGTCTGCAGGCGCGTTCTCAAAGGACTGCAGTCCTTTCCAGGTTCTTTTGCTTCTAAATCTCGGAGCCAGGGGGTGATGAAGTCCTCGCGGGTGGAGGAGTCGGCAGAGGTCCTGCGGCTCGAGAGAAATCCCGTCGTGCCTAGAAGCCACGTGTCCTGCCTTCGTGTCCGGAAGCCGGTCCTCCCTGTCACAG GGTTCCCATCCTCATCTGCTGCTGTAGAAGGAAAGAGCACGGAGAGTCACGACTGGGAGGCCTCGTGCGCCAtttcacttctgctcacatcctGCCTGCTGGAGCTCAGTGATGTGGCCACAATGCCAGGGATGCTGGGAGCAGCTGCTCTGCTTTGGACACAAAGCACTTCTGCATCAGGTGACAGCAGCTGGGGTGAGCTGGTCAAGGAGGAAGGAGTTCTTGGGGGTCAGctccccaggctgccctctgcccactgcccactgccTGATTCTGACCCTGGCCTGCACCTAGTGCTGGAGGCCTGTTTCCTATGA